Part of the Notamacropus eugenii isolate mMacEug1 chromosome 5, mMacEug1.pri_v2, whole genome shotgun sequence genome is shown below.
TTCTGGTGTGGATCTAATGAAATAGTTTAGGTGAAGATACTCTGAAAAGTTTCAAATGGAATGGAAGACTTTCCTCCTGCTTGACCCTAGACTATCATCTCTTCCTGATCCCTGTCCTCTAGCTCCTTTTTCCTTATCCCAGGGGGCATGGTAGCTCTTTCTTCTGACTTTCACTGTCTCTTCTTCACCTTCAGCCTTGGTCCTGGTTCCTCCAAAAAATGTTTCTTACCAGACTCAGTCAGTGCTAATACCATGTCCACCACATCGGATTGCACCATTGTCCCAATTTGGTCCAGTTTTCCACCAGGCGGAGGCAGACCAGATGGTTTGCTTAAAACAACAGGTCATCATCAACAAGTCCTCACAAGTACCTGACTCTGACCACCAGGAAAAAGCTGTGTCCCCTGTGAATAAGAACACAGATAAATTAATCCAACAAAACAACCTTGAAAGCCACTTGAATTTGCTCTTCAGGAATGTTCCGTACACTGGAGATCTGCATCCTGGGGATCACCTGACCAACAAATTTGGAAACTTAAGGTCTCATGGCAATAAGATCAGGGACCTAGATGGGCCAGCAGTCTCCAGTCACAAAGCAACAGCTGAGTCAAGCCTCAGTCCCTCAGAGGAAAAGAAGGTGACATCCCAGTTACGAGGCAAAAAGCTGAACAAGGCCACTGTTACAACAACGTATAATCCTGATGCTTGGTCCAAAGGCACAACTACTGAGAGACAATCGCCAATTCTGAACCCAGTTGCTAGGGACCAAGTATGGAAGAGATCGTATTCTGACCACCAGGATAAACATAATTTGGCTTCCAATGAGCAGGCCAACCTCAAAGTTTCTTCCCAGCACCAGGATAACATTCAGCTGAACCCTGAAGACCGGTCCACACGTCTCCTCAATGGACACCGAAAGATACCTGCACTAAGTCCTGAAACCAAGgcaaaaaaacaattaaataaaagaagCTGGGCAAAGTTTTTCCACGACTGTGATCACCAGGCCACAATTCCACTGAGTCAGCAACATCAGGCACAGGTTGGCCTGGACCTTGTCTCTGAAGACTCACTTCCACTAAACCATACACATGTAAAATCTGAGGGACCCATGCATAGGAACATGATCTGTGTATGTCAAAGAAAATCTCCGCCCTTTGTTTTCCAACAACCTAGCACTACACCTTGCCGTGTCTGTTCAACTAGGCCTCAACTAATAAAGTCTAGCTCTGATTGTTGGACAACAGTGACTCTACCAATGCTTGAGCACCACTCAAAGTCTCCATTTCATCCCAATGTCCAAGACATACCAGTCCCTAAAAAGGTTGCTTTACATTTAGCTGAGGCTCCAAGAAACCAATACTACCAGGCTAGGGCTACACAGATCTCTGACCACCAAGA
Proteins encoded:
- the LOC140507200 gene encoding uncharacterized protein is translated as MGKTVRTFPKTLVLVPPKNVSYQTQSVLIPCPPHRIAPLSQFGPVFHQAEADQMVCLKQQVIINKSSQVPDSDHQEKAVSPVNKNTDKLIQQNNLESHLNLLFRNVPYTGDLHPGDHLTNKFGNLRSHGNKIRDLDGPAVSSHKATAESSLSPSEEKKVTSQLRGKKLNKATVTTTYNPDAWSKGTTTERQSPILNPVARDQVWKRSYSDHQDKHNLASNEQANLKVSSQHQDNIQLNPEDRSTRLLNGHRKIPALSPETKAKKQLNKRSWAKFFHDCDHQATIPLSQQHQAQVGLDLVSEDSLPLNHTHVKSEGPMHRNMICVCQRKSPPFVFQQPSTTPCRVCSTRPQLIKSSSDCWTTVTLPMLEHHSKSPFHPNVQDIPVPKKVALHLAEAPRNQYYQARATQISDHQDKEHHQIQTEQNRGILRCLHDIKPYTSERLTHTTKFVDDIISSIPKEKIKSDFSNPGHLWQMKEYPSRTCWPSQHMSANDNSCLVSSSWIPNGSPRVDRKVTVPTPSRGPEKKSVRFLLEGPQSKASPSSKAPGALSSKRRLVHPSRAFPSWYSEPTRLDPLRPKLTWLDFIRYKHHQPKEKKTPPSQNLFGEEISFTNQNIINEMSMRQNTSPVSLLKKFERRINN